The nucleotide sequence TGGTTCGGCCAGCTGGGCCGGTACGAGCTGAAATGGGAGAGCCATACCGAATTTGTGACCTACACCCTGTTTGGCGACGGCGTGGCGGACCGGCCCTTTGACGGGACAACATTTGCCGCGTTCCCCGAAGACTGGCTGGATGACGCGCCGGGCGTGCGGATGACCTCTGCCTTGGTGCGGGTCGAAAAGCACCCGGGCGACGACAAGGTCTTTGACACGCTGGGCGACTGGTTCGTGCCCGAAAGTCTGGCTTGTAGCCGGGTGCTGGATGACAGCGTCGTCATCGCGGGCGACTTCCGCATTGATGCAAGCGGGCATATGCGCTTTGCCGTCTTTGTAGGCGACGAGTGTGGCCCGCGCAGGTTGGGCCGCGTCGTGCAGCGCCTGTGCGAGATCGAGACCTACAAGTCCATGTCCATGCTGGGCCTGAGCCGTGTGCGGTCGATGGGCGGTTCGTTGACGGGCATCGACGAGACGCTGACGCACATTATGGGGCAGATGACCGGTCAGATGGCAGGGGGCACCGCGCCTGCGGACAACACCCTTGATAGCCTGCTGCAAGTGTCGTCCGAGTTGGAGGCCCTGTCAGCTAAGGCTGCCTACCGCTTTGCCGCCACCGGGGCGTATGAGACGCTGGTCAACCAGCGCATCGAGATCCTGAGGGAGGAACGCTTTCGCGGCCTGCAGACCTTCGCCGAATTTATGATGCGCCGCTTTGATCCGGCCATGCGCACCGTGAAGGCCACGGAGCGGCGGATTGCGTCCATGTCGTCGCGGGCGTCGCGCGCAAGCGATTTGCTGCGGACGCGGGTGGATGTGGAACGCTCCGCCCAGAACCAAAGCCTGCTGGAAAGCATGGACAAACGCGCCGACCTGCAGCTGCGGCTGCAAAAGACGGTCGAGGGGCTTTCCGTGGTGGCAATCAGCTACTACGCGGTCAACCTGGCGCTCTACATGGCGCAGCCCGTGGGCGACGCGGCGGGTCTGTCCAAGCTGGTGCTGGCGGCACTTCTGACGCCGGTGGTGATCCTGGGCGTCTGGTGGATGGTGCGCCGCATCCGCGACAAGATGGAATAGACCACCAATATGGGGAGCAAACCCCCCATTTTCCCCGTTTTTTCATAGATATTGACAGTAGGGTCCCTAATTGCACAATATTTAGGCGGATGTCGGAACAGGCATCCCAACAAGGGACGGAGAGACACATGGAAAATATTCTGGCACAGGTGATCGGTGGCGCAATCGGCGGGACCGCCGGCGGCAAGGTTAATCAGGGCTCCAGCATGGGCGGCATTGGCAACCTGATAGCCGGCGGCGCGGGCGGCGTTGTGGGCGGTCAGTTGCTGGGCGGTTTGCTTGGCGGGGCGGCCGGTGATGCCGGCGCAGGCATGGATATCGGCGCTATGGCCGGCAATCTGGTTGGCGGCGGCGTGGCCGGCATGGTCGTGCAGATGGTCGTCGGCATGGTCATGAAAAAGATGCGCGGCTGAGCGCAAATTTTGCGTGGGGGCCAAACTCTCGAAGAGAGTTTGGAGGCAGAGTTTCGGTGAAACTCTGCGCCTACCGCCCCCGAATGCGCGGGTCCAATGCGTCGCGCAGCCCGTCGCCCATATAGTTCACCCCCAACACCGTCAGCGAAATCATCAGCCCCGGCCAGATGGCGCGTTCGGGGTATTGCTGCAGGAAGTCGGTGCCGTCGCGCAGCAGGCGTCCCCAGGTCGGGAAGTCGGGCGGGAAGCCAAGGCCGAGGAAGCTGAGCGCGGATTCCGTGATGATCGCCGTGGCGATGCCCAAAGTGGCCGACACCATGATCGGCGACAGCACATTGGGCAGCACGTGGCGCGTGATCATGCGCCGGTTTGGCGTGCCTATGGACCGGGCGGCCAGCACGAATTCGCGTTCTTTCAGCGACAGCACGTCGCCGCGCACGATGCGCGCCGTCTGCATCCACGAGGTGATGCCGATGGCCGACACCATCAGGATGAAGATGCCGCCCTCGGGGCCAAATCTCGCCGACAGCGTTTCCCGGAACAACATGATGATAACCAGCAGAAGGGGCAGCAGCGGCAGCGCCAGAAACAGGTCGGTGGTGCGCATCAGCAGCCCGTCCAACCGCTTGAAATAGCCAGCCAACACGCCGATCAGCGTGCCCAGTAGCAAGGCGATGAACATCGCCGTCAGCCCCACGGCGAGGGACACGCGACCACCCTCCATAACGCGGGCAAAGGTGTCGCGGCCCAGCTGGTCGGTGCCCATCGGGTGGCCCCAGCTGGGACCCTGGTTGCGGGATCGGATGTCGATGGTGGTGGCGTCATAGGGCCACAGCATCGGGCCGAAGATCACCCCGAACAGGATGATGGCAAAGAAGATCGCGCCCAGCATCGCGCCCTTGTGGGACTTGAACTGGTCCCAGACGTCCCACCATTGGCTGCGGGCGGGTTTGCGAATTTCGGCTGGTGTTTCCGCGGGTGTATCAGTCATAGCGAATCCTCGGGTCCAGCAGGCCGTAGAGCACGTCCGCCACAAGGTTGAAGAGCACGATCAGGATGGCGAAGATGAAGGTCAGCGTCTGCACCGTCGGCACGTCGCCGCCCTGAATGGCGATGATCAGCAGCTGGCCCAGCCCGTTCACCTTGAACACCTGCTCGGTGATGATGGCGCCGCCGAAAATGCCGGGGATACCCAGCGCGATGACGGTGACAACGGGGATCATCGAGTTGCGCAGCACATGCAGCATCACCACCGACCGTTCGCGCACGCCCTTGGCCCGCGCGGTGCGCACATAATCCTGCCCCAGATTGTCCAGCATGGAGGCGCGCGCAAAGCGCGAGATCTGCGCGGTGATCTGCAACGCCAGCACCATGACCGGCATGATCATCTGTCGGAACTGGTATTTGAAGCTTTCCCAATCCACGACGCGGTGGGTGGTGTCGTAGATCGACGGCAGCCACCAGAAGCTGTCATTGGGGATCATCACCGAGAAGATCACGATCACCAGCACGCCGGAGAAGAAGGGCGGCACCGAAAAGCCCACCATCGAGATGAACGTGCCGAACTGGTCGAAGATCGAATATTGTTTGTAGGCCGAATAGATGCCGATGGGCACGGCCAGGAGGATGCCCACGACATAGGCCGTGCCTACCACCCACAAGGTCTGCGGCATGCGCTGCCAGATCAGGTCCATGACGGGGGAGCGGGTCTGGTAGGAGATCAGGCGCACCTCGCCTTCGGTGCCGAGATCCCAGCCAAACCAGCCCTCCAGCGCGATGCGCGGCTCCAGCCAGAAGAACTGTTTGAGCCAGAGAAAATATTGCACCGGCAGCGGTTCGTTGACGCCCAGCGCCTCGCGGATCTTCTCGCGGACGTCCGAGGGGATGGTCAGCGGCAGGTTCGAGGTCGGGTCGGACGGGCTCAGCTTCACAATCAGGAAGATGATGAAAGAGATGAACAGAAGCGTCGGGATCGTCAGGATCAACCGGCGGATCGTGTAGGTGAGCATGGCAGACGCCTCGGTTCAGGTCTTTAGATTGAGGGGTAGGGCGGGGTTAACCCCGCCTTACCGGTTGTTTTCAACGCAGGCTTATTCGCCGATGCGGTACCAGTCTGCGACATTCCACAGCTCGGAATCCCAGACGTTCAGCACCACGCCGCCCAGCGAGTTGGCATGGGCAGACAGACGACCGCGGTGAACCAGCGGGATCATGCCGCCGTTTTCAACGATGATGTCGTTCAGGCGTTTGCCGATCTCGGCGCGGGCCTCAAGGCCGGCGGTCGATGTCAGCTCTTTGTGCAGCGCATCAAACTCTTCGTTACAGAAGCGCGAGATGTTTTCACCCTGCCACTGCGTGGCTGGCGAAGGCGCCTTGTCGCACAGGCCGTTGCCCAGATAGGACTGCGGGTCGGTGCCGTTGAAGGTGTTGGCGTACATTTCCACATCCGCGTAGAACTTCTGGAATGTGTCTGGCGACGCCGCGTCGCCGCCGAAGAAGACCGACGCGTCGATGTTGCGCAGCTCAGCTTCGATGCCGATTTCCGACCACCACTGCTTGATCAGGGCCTGGAAGTCCTGACGCACCGCGTTGGTGGAGGTCTGGTAGACCACTTTCAAAGGCACACCGTCCTTCTCACGCACGCCATCACCATTGGTGTCGGTGATGCCCGCTTCGTCCAACATTGCGTTCGCACCGGCGATATCTTGCGTGGCGCAGTCAAACGTGTCGGATGCGAAAGCCGCAGGCGCAGGCACCCAGTTACAGCCGACCTTGCCGGCTTTGCCGTAGCCGATCTCGACCAGCAGTGGGCGGTCGATGGCCAGCGACATGGCTTTGTAGACCGCCGGGTCACCCAGGAACGGGTGCGGGCGCACGACAGAGCGCTCATCCGGGCCAAGCGCCGGATCGGGGTTGGTGTTGTTGAGCATGATGCGCTCCACCAGCGGGCCGAAGCCTGCAACGGGCGTGCCTTTGCCGCCAGCTTCCATGGACGCGATCACGTCGGGGGCCAGCTGCAGGTTCCAGGCGTAGTCAAACTCGCCGGTTTCCATCACCGCACGGCCAGCGGCCGTTGCGTCGCCGCCGCCTTTGAACGTCACGGACGCGAAGGCGGGCTTGCCCTCGTGGCGGAAGTTCTCGTTGGCCGCCATGGTGATAACGTCATTCGGCTTGAACTCGGTCACAGTGAACGGGCCGGTGCCAATTGGGTTGAAGTTCTGCTCCGTACAGGTGGAGGCCGCGGCACCCACACAATCGGCAAACTGTGCCGCTTGCAGGATCGGGCTCTCGCCGCCGACAAATGGCCCGTATGGGAACGGGGTCGGCTTGTCGAAGGTCACTTTGACGGTCAGGTCGTCCACGGCTTCCACATTGGTGACGCCTTCGAACTTGGTCGCCTGCGCGCAGCCGCCTTCGGGGTTCATGCAATAGTCGGCGGTGAACTTGACGTCGGCTGAGGTGAACGGCGTGCCGTCCGACCAGGTGATGCCCGGCGTGATGTTCCAGGTGATCGAGGTTAGGTCCTCGGACACGCCGCCATTGTCGACGGTTGGAATGCTGTCGACCAGCCACGCAACCAGTTCGCCATTTTCGTTGTAGCGGGCCAGCGGCTCGATGATCATCGAGGCGGATTCAACGTCCTTGGTGCCGCCTGACAGGAACGGGTTCAGGATGGATGGCGCTTGCCAATAGATGATGGAAACGTTGCCGTCACGGCCGCGTTCGCCTTCATGGCCGTCAGCAAATGCCATTGGCGATGTCGCCAGCAATGCTGCGGCGCCCAGTAGGGCTGTTCTTAGTTTCATTGGTAGTCTCCCAGTTTGGTTGCTCATAAGTCCTCGGCTGTCGCCTTGACGGCGCTCTCGTTTACGTTGTCGTAATGGTGGCAGGACACGAAGCGGCCCGGCAGGACCTCCCGGAATTCCGGCTCTTCGCGTTTGCAAATGTCCATGACCGCCGGGCAGCGGGTGCAGAAGTTGCAGCCCGTGGGCGGGTTCGATGGGGAAGGCACGTCGCCCGTCAAAATCACCCGTTCCACGGTGCTTTCCACGCTGGGATCGGGTTCCGGCACGGCTGACAGCAGCGCTTTGGTGTAGGGGTGCAGCGGCTCGGCGTAAATGTCGTCGCGTGGGGCCAGTTCGACGATGCGGCCCAGATACATGACGGCGACGCGGTCGGCGATGTGGCGCACCATGGACAGGTCATGCGAGATGAACAGGTAGGTCAGCCCAAGGCTGTCCTGCAGCTCTTCCAGCAGATTCACCACCTGCGCCTGAATGGACACGTCCAACGCGGCAATCGGCTCGTCGCAGACGATAAATTTGGGGTTCAGCGCAAGCGCGCGGGCAATCCCGATCCGCTGCCGCTGCCCGCCGGAAAACTCGTGGCTGTACCGTTTCGCAAAGTCGCGGTTCAGCCCGACCTGGTCCATCAGCTCGGCCACCCGGTCCTCGCGTTGCAGCTTGGTCATTTTCAGATGCTCGCGCAGGGGTTCCGCAATGATCTCGCCCACGGTCATGCGCGGATTGAGGGACGCCTGCGGGTCCTGGAAAATCATCTGCATGGTGGGCCGCATCTTGCGCAGCTGCTCGGGGTTGGCATGGGCGATGTCGTAGTCGTCAATCTTGACGGTGCCGTCGGTCAGCTCGTACAGGCGCAGCAGCGCGCGCCCCACGGTGGATTTGCCGCAGCCGCTTTCGCCCACCAGCCCAAGCGTCTCGCCTTCCTGAATGTCGAACGAGATGTCGTCCACCGCCTTCACCTCGCCAACCCGCCGCCGCAACAGCCCGCCGTAGATCGGGAAGTGCATCTTCAGCTGGTCTACCGAGACCAGCGGTTTCTTCGCGTTATCGAGTGGCATGCGGCCCCCCGGTGGTGAAATCAAAATGGCAGGCGGCGTCATGGGATGGGCCAACCTCGCGGCGCAGCGGGTTTTCGTCGTTGCAGCGGTCAAAGCGGAACGGGCAGCGGTCGCGGAATGGGCAGGCCTCGGGCGCGCCTGCCAAAATCGGCGGCTGGCCTTCGATGACATTCAGTTTCTCGGCGCGTTCGCCGCGCACCGATGGAATGGTCTGCAAAAGCGCGCGCGTGTAGGGGTGCTGCGGGTTGCCGAACAGTTCGCGCACGGGGGCCTGTTCGACCACCTGTCCGCCATACATCACCATCACGCGGTCGGCGATGCCGGCGATCACGCCCAGATCATGGGTGATCCAGACAATCGCCATGCCCAGCTTTTCACGCAGGTCTTTGACCAGCTCGATGATCTGCGCCTGAATGGTCACGTCCAGCGCCGTTGTCGGCTCGTCTGCAATCAGCACCTTGGGGTCGCACGCCAATGCAATCGCGATCATCACCCGCTGTCGCATGCCGCCGGAAAACTGGTGTGGGAAGTCCTTCAGCCGCCGCGCGGCGTCG is from uncultured Litoreibacter sp. and encodes:
- a CDS encoding DUF3422 family protein; this encodes MPPVEDHPLRYALANELHARPFPSLTAPCHAAFLAIKQEVDASARDRDLDRAHLLTLLDRYGAPHPQPGATHWFGQLGRYELKWESHTEFVTYTLFGDGVADRPFDGTTFAAFPEDWLDDAPGVRMTSALVRVEKHPGDDKVFDTLGDWFVPESLACSRVLDDSVVIAGDFRIDASGHMRFAVFVGDECGPRRLGRVVQRLCEIETYKSMSMLGLSRVRSMGGSLTGIDETLTHIMGQMTGQMAGGTAPADNTLDSLLQVSSELEALSAKAAYRFAATGAYETLVNQRIEILREERFRGLQTFAEFMMRRFDPAMRTVKATERRIASMSSRASRASDLLRTRVDVERSAQNQSLLESMDKRADLQLRLQKTVEGLSVVAISYYAVNLALYMAQPVGDAAGLSKLVLAALLTPVVILGVWWMVRRIRDKME
- a CDS encoding ABC transporter permease, which codes for MTDTPAETPAEIRKPARSQWWDVWDQFKSHKGAMLGAIFFAIILFGVIFGPMLWPYDATTIDIRSRNQGPSWGHPMGTDQLGRDTFARVMEGGRVSLAVGLTAMFIALLLGTLIGVLAGYFKRLDGLLMRTTDLFLALPLLPLLLVIIMLFRETLSARFGPEGGIFILMVSAIGITSWMQTARIVRGDVLSLKEREFVLAARSIGTPNRRMITRHVLPNVLSPIMVSATLGIATAIITESALSFLGLGFPPDFPTWGRLLRDGTDFLQQYPERAIWPGLMISLTVLGVNYMGDGLRDALDPRIRGR
- a CDS encoding ABC transporter permease is translated as MLTYTIRRLILTIPTLLFISFIIFLIVKLSPSDPTSNLPLTIPSDVREKIREALGVNEPLPVQYFLWLKQFFWLEPRIALEGWFGWDLGTEGEVRLISYQTRSPVMDLIWQRMPQTLWVVGTAYVVGILLAVPIGIYSAYKQYSIFDQFGTFISMVGFSVPPFFSGVLVIVIFSVMIPNDSFWWLPSIYDTTHRVVDWESFKYQFRQMIMPVMVLALQITAQISRFARASMLDNLGQDYVRTARAKGVRERSVVMLHVLRNSMIPVVTVIALGIPGIFGGAIITEQVFKVNGLGQLLIIAIQGGDVPTVQTLTFIFAILIVLFNLVADVLYGLLDPRIRYD
- a CDS encoding peptide ABC transporter substrate-binding protein produces the protein MKLRTALLGAAALLATSPMAFADGHEGERGRDGNVSIIYWQAPSILNPFLSGGTKDVESASMIIEPLARYNENGELVAWLVDSIPTVDNGGVSEDLTSITWNITPGITWSDGTPFTSADVKFTADYCMNPEGGCAQATKFEGVTNVEAVDDLTVKVTFDKPTPFPYGPFVGGESPILQAAQFADCVGAAASTCTEQNFNPIGTGPFTVTEFKPNDVITMAANENFRHEGKPAFASVTFKGGGDATAAGRAVMETGEFDYAWNLQLAPDVIASMEAGGKGTPVAGFGPLVERIMLNNTNPDPALGPDERSVVRPHPFLGDPAVYKAMSLAIDRPLLVEIGYGKAGKVGCNWVPAPAAFASDTFDCATQDIAGANAMLDEAGITDTNGDGVREKDGVPLKVVYQTSTNAVRQDFQALIKQWWSEIGIEAELRNIDASVFFGGDAASPDTFQKFYADVEMYANTFNGTDPQSYLGNGLCDKAPSPATQWQGENISRFCNEEFDALHKELTSTAGLEARAEIGKRLNDIIVENGGMIPLVHRGRLSAHANSLGGVVLNVWDSELWNVADWYRIGE
- a CDS encoding oligopeptide/dipeptide ABC transporter ATP-binding protein, which gives rise to MPLDNAKKPLVSVDQLKMHFPIYGGLLRRRVGEVKAVDDISFDIQEGETLGLVGESGCGKSTVGRALLRLYELTDGTVKIDDYDIAHANPEQLRKMRPTMQMIFQDPQASLNPRMTVGEIIAEPLREHLKMTKLQREDRVAELMDQVGLNRDFAKRYSHEFSGGQRQRIGIARALALNPKFIVCDEPIAALDVSIQAQVVNLLEELQDSLGLTYLFISHDLSMVRHIADRVAVMYLGRIVELAPRDDIYAEPLHPYTKALLSAVPEPDPSVESTVERVILTGDVPSPSNPPTGCNFCTRCPAVMDICKREEPEFREVLPGRFVSCHHYDNVNESAVKATAEDL
- a CDS encoding ABC transporter ATP-binding protein; translated protein: MPDGALPVLDVKDLKTVFKTRGGEVHAVNSVSFDVKPGELLGVVGESGSGKSVTMMSLIGLLPSPPADVREGQVLLDGEDLLKINPNDLRHVRGGKIGFVFQDPMTSLNPVFNVGYQIMEPLRIHMGMNKTDARARAVELLELVGIPDAARRLKDFPHQFSGGMRQRVMIAIALACDPKVLIADEPTTALDVTIQAQIIELVKDLREKLGMAIVWITHDLGVIAGIADRVMVMYGGQVVEQAPVRELFGNPQHPYTRALLQTIPSVRGERAEKLNVIEGQPPILAGAPEACPFRDRCPFRFDRCNDENPLRREVGPSHDAACHFDFTTGGPHATR